One region of Marivirga arenosa genomic DNA includes:
- the wecB gene encoding non-hydrolyzing UDP-N-acetylglucosamine 2-epimerase: protein MKILTVIGARPQFIKAAVVSKAILDKPGVEEIVVHTGQHFDPNMSEIFFNQLNIPKPKYNYNINGMSHGAMTGKMLEKIEETLLAERPDVVLVYGDTNSTLAGALAAKKLHIKVAHVEAGLRSFNMEMPEEINRILTDRVSDVLFCPTETAINNLKNEGYANFDCEIVNSGDVMYDSSLLFKEISDKDINNSKNIPLTDYVLGTIHRAENTDDTSRLKSIIEGLNEIHNTLIKVLVPLHPRTRKIISDNNIDIDFEIIDPVGYLEMLQLISKASLIITDSGGLQKEAYFFKKLCVTMRDQTEWIELIKNNYNVLVGANHDRIVEKTKEFLEGGKHFDKLLYGNGKSASKIVNHLFDNL, encoded by the coding sequence ATGAAAATATTAACTGTAATTGGTGCAAGACCTCAATTTATTAAAGCGGCTGTGGTATCTAAAGCAATACTTGATAAACCTGGGGTTGAAGAGATAGTTGTACATACTGGTCAACATTTTGACCCCAATATGTCAGAAATTTTTTTTAATCAGCTTAATATTCCTAAACCAAAGTACAACTACAATATTAATGGTATGTCTCATGGGGCAATGACAGGGAAAATGCTCGAAAAAATTGAAGAGACACTTTTAGCTGAGAGGCCTGATGTAGTATTGGTATATGGTGATACAAATAGCACATTAGCAGGAGCTTTAGCTGCTAAGAAACTACATATAAAAGTAGCCCATGTAGAGGCTGGATTGAGAAGCTTTAATATGGAAATGCCAGAAGAAATAAATCGAATTTTAACCGATCGAGTTAGTGATGTTTTATTCTGCCCTACAGAAACGGCTATAAATAACCTTAAAAATGAAGGTTACGCTAACTTTGATTGTGAAATAGTAAACTCGGGTGATGTTATGTATGATTCCTCTTTATTATTTAAAGAGATTTCAGATAAAGACATAAATAATTCGAAAAACATACCTTTAACGGACTACGTTTTAGGAACTATCCACAGAGCTGAAAACACGGATGATACCAGTAGGTTAAAAAGTATTATTGAAGGCCTGAATGAAATACATAACACCTTGATCAAGGTTCTGGTACCGCTACATCCAAGAACAAGGAAAATTATTAGCGATAACAACATAGATATTGATTTTGAGATTATTGATCCCGTAGGTTATTTAGAAATGCTTCAACTTATAAGTAAAGCAAGTCTAATAATTACTGACAGTGGTGGATTGCAAAAGGAAGCCTATTTTTTTAAGAAATTATGCGTAACCATGCGAGATCAAACAGAATGGATCGAATTAATCAAAAATAATTACAATGTTTTGGTAGGAGCAAATCATGATAGAATTGTCGAGAAAACTAAGGAATTTTTAGAAGGAGGAAAGCATTTTGATAAGCTGCTTTATGGTAACGGAAAATCTGCAAGTAAGATTGTAAATCACTTGTTTGATAATCTATAA
- a CDS encoding PIG-L deacetylase family protein, with amino-acid sequence MTNNYNKILVLAPHTDDGELGAGGTIAKFLEQGSEITYVAFSTAGDSVPKHLPRDILKTEVKQATNVLGIKEENLIIYDYAVRKLNYVRQEILENLIELRAQKDFDLILIPSINDIHQDHLTIAQEGIRAFKQYNIWGYELIWNNLQFNTTCFVKLDLSHVQSKVNALKMYKSQGFRDYMSSEFIHAHAKTRGVQIGCNYAEAFEVIRSIN; translated from the coding sequence ATGACAAATAATTACAATAAGATTTTAGTATTAGCTCCCCACACAGATGACGGAGAATTAGGGGCCGGAGGAACTATAGCTAAATTTCTAGAACAAGGCTCGGAGATAACCTACGTTGCCTTTTCTACAGCAGGTGATTCTGTTCCAAAGCATTTACCAAGAGATATATTAAAAACTGAGGTCAAGCAGGCAACGAATGTCCTAGGTATTAAAGAAGAAAATTTGATTATCTATGACTATGCAGTTAGAAAATTAAATTATGTACGACAAGAAATTTTAGAGAATTTAATTGAATTACGAGCGCAAAAAGATTTTGACTTAATCCTTATCCCTTCTATTAATGATATCCATCAAGATCATCTAACAATTGCACAGGAGGGAATTCGTGCATTCAAGCAATACAATATATGGGGTTATGAATTGATTTGGAATAACTTACAATTTAATACAACTTGTTTTGTTAAACTTGATTTGTCTCATGTACAGTCAAAGGTAAATGCATTGAAAATGTATAAATCACAAGGATTTAGAGATTATATGTCTTCAGAATTCATTCATGCACATGCAAAAACAAGAGGGGTGCAAATTGGGTGCAATTATGCTGAGGCATTCGAAGTAATAAGGTCAATAAATTAA
- a CDS encoding DapH/DapD/GlmU-related protein, with the protein MLKLKDIISEIKYSSFIGAEETRIEKLAPAKDFQNFTSATLCWVSKKHEAIISDIKSGSIICGQDVDSSLLKDNCNYILVKDPRNTFSEIINKFFKKQDPVGISKSAKIEEDVQVGQNVWLGENVVIESGCIIGDNVKISHNSVIKSETIIEENVTIGSNTTIGGVGFGYEKDEKGFFYLINHIGNVVLKRNVEIGNNVCIDRAVLGSTLLGENVKVDNLVHIAHGVDIGENSVVIANAMVAGSVEIGANTWVAPSSSILNGLKIGSDTLIGIGAVVRKNVEDSDIIVGNPGKSIKRK; encoded by the coding sequence ATGTTAAAGTTAAAAGATATTATCTCAGAAATCAAATATAGTTCATTTATTGGCGCGGAGGAGACTAGAATTGAAAAACTAGCCCCAGCAAAAGACTTTCAAAATTTTACGTCTGCAACTTTATGTTGGGTCAGCAAGAAACATGAAGCTATTATATCTGATATTAAATCAGGTTCAATAATTTGTGGTCAAGATGTAGACAGTTCCCTCCTAAAAGATAATTGTAATTATATTCTAGTAAAAGACCCAAGAAATACGTTCTCTGAGATAATTAATAAATTTTTTAAAAAGCAGGATCCGGTCGGCATTAGTAAAAGTGCCAAAATAGAAGAGGATGTGCAAGTAGGTCAAAACGTATGGTTAGGTGAAAATGTTGTGATTGAAAGTGGTTGTATTATAGGAGACAATGTGAAAATTAGCCATAATTCAGTAATTAAAAGTGAGACCATAATAGAAGAAAATGTTACTATCGGATCAAATACCACCATAGGAGGAGTTGGTTTTGGTTATGAAAAAGATGAAAAAGGTTTTTTTTATCTCATTAATCATATTGGAAATGTAGTGTTAAAGAGAAATGTGGAAATCGGTAACAACGTTTGTATTGATAGAGCAGTTTTAGGAAGTACCTTGTTGGGTGAGAATGTAAAAGTAGATAACCTTGTTCACATAGCACATGGAGTAGATATCGGAGAAAACTCTGTGGTTATTGCAAATGCAATGGTTGCTGGCAGTGTTGAGATTGGAGCAAACACTTGGGTTGCCCCATCATCATCTATACTTAATGGGCTGAAAATTGGTTCTGATACCCTAATAGGTATTGGTGCAGTAGTTCGAAAAAATGTTGAGGATTCTGACATAATTGTAGGAAACCCAGGTAAAAGCATCAAGAGAAAATGA
- a CDS encoding glycosyltransferase family protein: protein MKNNTKKTIWMFFQEGGTPTNNSFCRHHFLALEWIKLGYEVKIFVGSFSHLSSTEVKFNKWFNEEQINGVDYYYVKTPVYSNTSGLVRIYSWLLTSLRLLFYKAAKGSQPDYLLLSSMPMFAMINALIFKRKYKSKRIIFEKLNFHGLVDRKKMPEFISKQDIIVYPS from the coding sequence ATGAAAAATAATACCAAGAAAACGATTTGGATGTTTTTCCAAGAAGGTGGTACTCCCACCAATAACTCTTTTTGTAGACATCACTTTTTAGCGCTTGAGTGGATAAAGTTAGGATATGAAGTGAAAATATTTGTGGGGAGTTTTTCACATTTATCTTCAACGGAGGTTAAATTTAACAAATGGTTCAATGAAGAACAGATTAATGGAGTTGATTACTATTATGTCAAAACACCTGTCTATTCTAACACAAGCGGATTAGTACGAATATATTCTTGGCTTTTAACTAGTTTAAGGCTACTTTTTTATAAAGCAGCGAAAGGCTCACAACCTGACTACCTTCTTCTATCTTCCATGCCCATGTTTGCCATGATTAATGCTTTGATATTTAAGAGGAAATACAAATCCAAGAGGATAATTTTTGAAAAATTGAATTTCCATGGATTGGTAGATCGCAAAAAAATGCCTGAGTTTATTAGCAAGCAAGATATTATAGTTTATCCATCATAA
- a CDS encoding glycosyltransferase family 4 protein: MKVWVFFQDGGTPDQGWGERHYYISQSLLHKNDLSYEIFAANNSHLFKKNKNFKGLYKKCNENGTFYNWIKIPSYKKSISLKRILSWFWFTIMTFIIGIFKKKPDIIIVSSIPLFPIYSALVFKFLFRTKIIFEIRDIWPLSVLELSTIKASHPFIKLLAYTERIAYKNSDHIVSVLNNADRHIKSIIPNKKFSFTWISNGYFPASTKVYEEFNIKLKYKTIAYTGTIGEANALEYLFDAFIELIEEGHEIQLIIAGSGPLAEEFKEKYACSQIKFLGKIDKSAVSELLRKVDASYIGSRNKNLYQYGVSANKIFEYMNAGKPILYSGLSNNLIEKHRLGLTCVPEDSQDIKKGIMQILNLSKNTQEEIRIRSKEILQSNFTYRVLSEKYYKLLKELS, encoded by the coding sequence ATGAAAGTTTGGGTGTTTTTTCAAGATGGTGGTACTCCTGATCAAGGATGGGGTGAGAGACATTATTATATTTCTCAATCTCTACTTCATAAAAATGATTTATCTTATGAAATTTTTGCTGCTAATAATTCTCACCTATTTAAAAAAAATAAAAATTTTAAAGGATTATATAAAAAATGCAATGAAAATGGTACTTTCTATAATTGGATCAAAATTCCTTCATATAAAAAGTCTATATCACTCAAAAGAATACTTTCTTGGTTTTGGTTTACCATTATGACCTTTATTATTGGCATATTCAAAAAAAAACCAGATATAATTATAGTTTCAAGTATACCACTTTTCCCGATCTATTCAGCATTAGTCTTTAAGTTTCTATTTCGTACAAAAATAATATTCGAAATAAGAGATATTTGGCCATTAAGTGTATTAGAATTATCAACAATAAAAGCCTCTCATCCTTTTATTAAGTTATTAGCCTACACAGAACGAATTGCCTATAAGAATTCAGATCATATTGTCTCAGTTCTTAATAATGCAGACAGACATATAAAATCAATAATCCCTAACAAAAAATTTAGCTTTACCTGGATTTCAAATGGATACTTCCCGGCATCAACAAAAGTTTATGAAGAGTTTAATATTAAGCTAAAGTATAAGACTATAGCATACACAGGAACAATTGGAGAAGCTAATGCTCTTGAATATTTATTTGATGCCTTTATTGAATTAATCGAAGAAGGTCACGAAATCCAACTCATTATAGCAGGAAGTGGCCCATTGGCGGAAGAGTTTAAAGAAAAATATGCTTGTTCTCAAATCAAATTTTTAGGAAAAATAGATAAAAGTGCTGTTTCAGAATTATTACGGAAAGTTGACGCATCTTACATTGGTTCGCGAAATAAAAATCTTTATCAATACGGGGTTTCTGCAAACAAAATCTTTGAATATATGAATGCTGGTAAACCCATACTATATAGTGGGCTTTCAAATAATTTGATTGAAAAACATCGCTTGGGTTTAACATGTGTACCTGAAGATTCACAAGATATCAAGAAGGGAATTATGCAAATCTTAAATCTGTCAAAAAATACACAAGAAGAAATAAGAATTCGTTCAAAAGAGATACTTCAAAGCAATTTTACATACAGAGTACTTTCTGAGAAATATTATAAACTTTTAAAGGAATTAAGTTAA
- a CDS encoding NAD-dependent epimerase/dehydratase family protein, whose product MLLITGGSGFIGSYFNEKMYTEIINFDLRKPIHPTKHKYIKGDICNYDELNKTVKENNIQTIIHLAAAHHDFGISEDEYFKVNEFGTENICKVAEENNIKRIVFYSSVAVYGDNKKPSTEEMTPIPSNHYGASKLAGEAKLKKWADKEGNQAIVIRPCLVYGPRNTANMYNLIKQIDSGNFFNVGKGNNVKSICFVENIVEATIHLMNTDPHKGFSFYNYADSPQLTSKETANHISECLGKKKPVSVPKFLLQIGAIPFDILIKVTGKNLPVSSARVNKFATETYHKAEKILKTGFKPRYDNYQGLKKMVEWYKVIKNG is encoded by the coding sequence ATGTTACTAATCACAGGAGGTTCAGGATTTATAGGTTCATATTTTAATGAAAAAATGTATACAGAAATAATCAATTTTGATTTGAGAAAACCTATTCATCCAACAAAGCATAAATATATCAAAGGAGATATTTGTAATTATGATGAGTTAAATAAAACTGTAAAAGAAAATAATATCCAGACAATAATTCATCTAGCAGCTGCTCATCATGATTTTGGAATATCGGAAGATGAATATTTTAAAGTGAATGAGTTTGGGACTGAAAATATTTGTAAGGTAGCAGAAGAGAACAACATAAAACGGATTGTATTTTACTCATCCGTTGCAGTTTATGGTGATAATAAAAAGCCCTCAACTGAAGAAATGACTCCAATTCCTTCAAACCATTATGGTGCATCTAAACTCGCAGGTGAAGCTAAACTGAAAAAATGGGCGGATAAGGAAGGGAATCAAGCAATTGTCATTAGGCCCTGTTTAGTTTACGGTCCTCGTAATACAGCAAATATGTATAATCTGATTAAGCAAATTGATTCGGGTAATTTTTTTAATGTAGGAAAAGGGAATAATGTAAAGTCAATCTGCTTTGTAGAAAATATAGTAGAGGCGACAATCCATTTGATGAATACCGATCCCCACAAAGGCTTCAGTTTTTATAATTATGCTGATTCCCCTCAACTGACTTCGAAAGAAACTGCTAACCACATTTCTGAATGTTTAGGAAAGAAAAAGCCGGTTAGTGTACCGAAATTTTTACTGCAAATTGGTGCTATCCCATTTGACATATTGATTAAAGTTACAGGAAAAAATCTACCTGTATCATCAGCTAGAGTGAATAAATTTGCAACTGAGACATACCATAAAGCAGAGAAGATTTTAAAAACTGGATTCAAACCAAGATATGATAATTACCAAGGTTTAAAAAAGATGGTTGAATGGTATAAAGTCATTAAAAATGGTTGA
- a CDS encoding MraY family glycosyltransferase, translating into MDKPGGRKIHTGDTPSMGGIAIFMGMIIALLIWMPMLGLQRFKFFYGAIGIMFIVGLRDDLVPVRPIVKLAAQLLSSCMVIFLMDIKLNSLYGVLTIEEIPYIISFFLSLFTLIVVTNSYNLIDGLDGLASSIGIIAFFFFGIYFFLVGQTYYSMVCFAFIGALIAFLNFNWEPSRIFMGDTGALLIGFALAVVTIKFIDYNHYLPAETPFKLNSSIAVGISVIIIPLFDTLRVFISRAIKKKSPFSPDKTHIHHILMRLGFSHSGTTLIMIATNIVIICIALALDFLGDNILVPTIIVLCILLSLMLDQILQANIRRKKKEVVKNFRRD; encoded by the coding sequence ATGGATAAACCTGGTGGAAGAAAAATCCATACAGGTGATACACCTTCGATGGGAGGGATAGCAATTTTTATGGGAATGATAATTGCACTACTGATCTGGATGCCAATGCTTGGGTTACAAAGGTTTAAATTCTTTTATGGTGCAATAGGAATTATGTTCATAGTTGGACTGAGGGATGATTTGGTTCCTGTAAGACCAATAGTAAAACTTGCAGCCCAATTATTATCTTCTTGTATGGTGATCTTCCTTATGGATATTAAATTAAACTCTTTATATGGAGTATTAACTATTGAAGAAATTCCTTATATAATAAGCTTTTTCTTATCATTATTTACCTTAATAGTTGTCACTAACTCCTATAATTTAATTGATGGATTGGATGGTTTAGCAAGTAGTATTGGTATAATAGCTTTTTTCTTTTTTGGGATTTATTTCTTTTTAGTCGGGCAAACTTATTATTCTATGGTATGCTTTGCATTCATTGGAGCTTTAATCGCCTTTCTCAACTTTAATTGGGAACCTTCTCGCATATTTATGGGAGATACTGGAGCATTATTAATTGGTTTTGCATTAGCTGTAGTTACTATCAAATTCATTGATTATAATCATTATCTGCCAGCTGAAACTCCTTTTAAACTTAATTCATCAATCGCTGTTGGAATCTCTGTAATAATTATACCACTATTCGATACATTGAGAGTATTTATCTCAAGAGCAATTAAGAAAAAATCTCCATTCTCTCCTGATAAAACACATATCCATCATATCTTGATGCGACTTGGTTTTAGTCACTCTGGAACCACATTAATTATGATTGCAACTAATATTGTGATTATATGCATAGCTTTAGCACTAGACTTTTTAGGTGACAATATTTTAGTCCCAACAATAATTGTATTATGCATTCTCCTAAGCTTAATGCTTGATCAAATACTACAGGCTAATATTAGAAGAAAAAAGAAAGAAGTGGTGAAGAACTTTAGAAGAGATTAA
- the glmS gene encoding glutamine--fructose-6-phosphate transaminase (isomerizing) → MCGIVAYIGHQNASEIILKGLKRLEYRGYDSAGIALMNDGLNIYKKQGKVAELESFLKDKNTKSTIGIGHTRWATHGAPSDENAHPHFSQSGDLAIIHNGIIENYSSLRKDLENKGYTFKSETDTEVFINFIEDIYKNNDGSLEEAVRLALTKVIGAYAIVVMSKDHPNQLIAARKGSPLVIGVGKGEYFLASDATPIVEYTNEVIYVNDYEIALIKDGDISIRDTKDVKMTPYIQKVDMELEAIEKGGFEHFMLKEIFEQPKSIKDCFRGRLMANEGKLVLGGIRDYSNALINAERIVIVACGTSWHAGLVAEYIFEEFCRIPVEVEYASEFRYRNPVIKEGDIVIAISQSGETADTLAAMELAKSKGAIVLGVCNVVGSSISRVSHEGVYTHAGPEIGVASTKAFTAQLTVLTMIALKTAFRKGTIAEQRYREILVDLENIPAKVEKALKTDKQVEGIAELFKDARNFLYLGRGYNFPVALEGALKLKEISYIHAEGYPAAEMKHGPIALIDEEMPVVVIATRDSSYDKIVSNIQEVKARKGKVIAVVSEGDSLIPSMVDHTIEVPGTHEALMPMVSTIPLQLLSYHIAVMRGANVDQPRNLAKSVTVE, encoded by the coding sequence ATGTGTGGAATTGTAGCATATATTGGTCATCAGAATGCTTCTGAGATCATATTAAAAGGTTTAAAAAGACTTGAATATAGAGGATATGATAGTGCTGGAATTGCACTAATGAATGATGGATTAAATATTTATAAAAAGCAGGGAAAGGTTGCAGAATTAGAATCCTTTTTAAAAGATAAAAACACAAAGAGTACCATTGGAATTGGTCACACTAGATGGGCAACGCATGGGGCTCCTAGTGATGAAAATGCACATCCCCATTTTTCTCAAAGTGGTGATTTAGCAATTATTCACAACGGAATCATTGAGAATTATTCTTCATTAAGAAAAGATCTAGAGAATAAAGGATACACATTCAAAAGTGAAACTGATACAGAAGTTTTTATAAATTTCATTGAAGATATTTATAAAAATAATGACGGATCTCTTGAGGAGGCAGTTAGATTAGCACTAACGAAAGTGATAGGAGCGTATGCTATTGTTGTTATGTCAAAGGATCACCCTAATCAGCTTATTGCAGCGAGAAAAGGAAGCCCTTTAGTAATTGGAGTTGGAAAAGGTGAATATTTTTTAGCATCAGATGCTACTCCAATAGTAGAATATACTAATGAAGTCATTTATGTAAATGATTATGAAATTGCTTTAATTAAAGATGGTGATATAAGCATCAGGGATACTAAAGATGTTAAAATGACTCCTTATATCCAAAAAGTGGATATGGAATTAGAAGCTATCGAAAAAGGTGGTTTCGAGCATTTCATGTTGAAAGAGATCTTTGAGCAGCCTAAGTCAATTAAAGATTGTTTCAGAGGTCGTTTAATGGCTAATGAAGGAAAGTTAGTACTAGGCGGTATTAGAGATTATTCAAATGCTCTAATTAATGCTGAAAGAATTGTAATTGTAGCTTGCGGAACTTCTTGGCATGCAGGCTTAGTTGCAGAATATATTTTCGAAGAATTTTGCAGGATACCTGTTGAAGTTGAATATGCTTCAGAGTTTAGGTATAGAAACCCAGTAATAAAAGAAGGAGATATAGTAATTGCTATTTCTCAATCGGGAGAAACCGCAGATACTTTAGCAGCTATGGAATTAGCAAAGTCTAAAGGAGCCATAGTTTTAGGAGTATGTAATGTAGTAGGGTCTTCTATATCTAGAGTTTCTCATGAAGGAGTTTATACCCATGCAGGTCCAGAAATCGGTGTGGCAAGTACAAAGGCCTTTACAGCTCAGTTAACAGTTCTCACAATGATAGCATTAAAAACTGCTTTTAGGAAAGGAACAATTGCTGAACAGAGATATAGAGAAATATTAGTTGATTTAGAGAATATACCAGCAAAAGTTGAAAAAGCTTTAAAAACCGATAAGCAAGTTGAAGGTATTGCTGAGTTATTTAAAGATGCAAGAAATTTCTTGTATTTAGGAAGAGGTTACAATTTCCCTGTGGCTTTAGAAGGAGCATTGAAATTAAAAGAAATATCATATATACATGCAGAAGGCTATCCTGCAGCTGAGATGAAGCATGGTCCAATTGCTTTAATCGATGAGGAAATGCCAGTAGTGGTAATTGCCACAAGAGATAGTTCTTATGATAAGATCGTATCTAATATTCAGGAAGTAAAAGCTAGAAAAGGAAAAGTCATAGCTGTGGTTTCAGAAGGAGATTCATTGATTCCATCTATGGTAGACCATACCATTGAAGTTCCTGGTACACATGAAGCTTTAATGCCAATGGTATCAACTATTCCATTGCAGTTATTATCATATCATATAGCCGTAATGAGAGGAGCTAATGTAGATCAACCTCGGAATTTGGCAAAATCCGTTACAGTTGAATAA
- a CDS encoding DUF4270 family protein, with protein sequence MKSLISTYIQNWQVNTARTFLSGPAILLAFFFVSCEEPIEVEGDLVPGGNSTEIRFVEIPLEMNHTAFDSLIVSTNAVAGSRGQIFVGKQNDPLIGDFSASGYFGLLLDNDFRRDSIPSNASVTQTRLKLGFNYYYGSEFSNLQNFVISQLADTLSISGEFYGIFDQFPVDSKVSTDANIFVSPIDSIEYFVPITNDLGSEILNLINDSDNNSIDIYNALKGFKIELGSDLNNIQGINLADGESYLEVIYESPELDTLGSVQLSLSGSSFTQVDFQPGSMIPMNYSGKEEFELADDSKAYFNNMLGISPKVKLSNYLTFLDTVEFMQINRAELVISSPDFVLEDNQTNQIRPANNIIPYILGEDGNIEKQGEDFWAFQANFGSGGLPVNPNGASTPIALSYDEGKKEIKGDISFFLQEIYNNPGLWNPDYDFIFTGQFIRRNSTPFNEVPKINLGNFDHFFVDKENIKIRIYYTTFK encoded by the coding sequence TTGAAGAGTCTTATTTCAACCTATATACAGAATTGGCAGGTTAATACTGCAAGAACATTTTTATCAGGGCCAGCTATCCTGCTGGCCTTTTTTTTCGTCTCATGTGAGGAACCTATTGAAGTTGAAGGTGATTTAGTACCCGGTGGTAATAGCACAGAAATCAGATTTGTGGAAATACCATTGGAGATGAATCATACAGCTTTCGATTCATTAATCGTAAGCACAAATGCTGTTGCGGGTTCAAGAGGGCAAATTTTTGTAGGGAAACAGAATGATCCTTTAATTGGAGATTTTTCTGCAAGTGGTTATTTTGGGTTATTGCTTGATAATGATTTTAGAAGAGACAGCATTCCAAGTAATGCTTCAGTAACGCAAACCAGATTAAAATTAGGATTCAATTACTATTATGGCTCTGAATTTTCAAATCTACAAAATTTTGTAATTAGTCAACTAGCTGATACATTAAGTATCAGTGGAGAATTCTACGGGATATTCGATCAATTTCCAGTTGATAGTAAAGTATCTACAGATGCCAATATTTTTGTAAGTCCAATTGATTCAATTGAGTATTTTGTCCCTATTACTAATGATTTAGGTAGTGAAATATTAAATCTTATCAATGATTCAGATAATAATTCAATTGATATTTACAATGCTTTGAAAGGTTTTAAAATTGAACTTGGTTCAGATTTGAACAATATTCAGGGTATAAATTTGGCAGATGGAGAGTCCTATCTTGAGGTCATTTATGAATCTCCAGAATTAGACACATTAGGAAGTGTACAATTATCTTTATCGGGATCTAGTTTTACTCAAGTTGATTTCCAGCCGGGTTCTATGATTCCAATGAATTATTCTGGTAAAGAAGAATTTGAATTAGCTGATGATTCTAAAGCTTATTTTAACAATATGCTTGGAATCTCCCCTAAAGTAAAATTGTCAAACTATCTTACGTTCTTGGATACTGTTGAATTTATGCAGATAAATAGAGCAGAGTTAGTTATCAGTAGCCCTGATTTTGTTTTAGAGGATAATCAAACGAATCAAATAAGGCCCGCGAATAATATCATTCCTTACATTTTAGGAGAAGATGGAAATATTGAAAAACAAGGAGAGGATTTCTGGGCATTTCAAGCCAATTTCGGAAGTGGTGGATTACCAGTAAATCCTAATGGAGCATCAACTCCAATTGCACTTTCTTATGATGAGGGTAAGAAGGAAATTAAAGGAGATATAAGTTTCTTTTTACAAGAGATTTATAATAATCCTGGTTTATGGAATCCTGACTATGATTTCATATTTACAGGCCAGTTTATAAGAAGAAACTCAACTCCATTTAATGAAGTTCCAAAAATTAATTTAGGTAACTTTGATCATTTCTTTGTAGATAAAGAGAATATCAAAATAAGAATCTATTACACAACATTTAAATAA
- a CDS encoding glycogen/starch synthase — protein MSKLRILYVANEINPFLKTSEVAEFVRKLPQAMQERGMEIRILVPRFGLINERKNRLHEVVRLSGINISVGEEEKPLIIKVASIPNAKLQVYFIDNEDYFQRKFVFHDKENNFYPDNDERAIFFCKGALETVKKLGWAPDVVHCNDWMTSLIPMYLKTTYKNDPIFKDAKSVFTVYNTEFSHKFGTDLVDKVKMLDIDDSMLSHLESADYEGFIKIGAEYADAVIKAGDEFKENLDELFSTFEKEKKVDTIEKGEDFEESYFNLYTELAG, from the coding sequence ATGTCAAAGCTTCGAATTCTTTACGTAGCCAATGAAATCAATCCATTTTTAAAAACATCAGAAGTAGCAGAATTTGTACGAAAGCTCCCTCAAGCCATGCAGGAAAGAGGAATGGAAATTCGTATTTTAGTGCCTCGCTTCGGGCTGATCAATGAAAGAAAGAACAGACTACACGAAGTGGTTCGTCTTTCTGGAATAAATATCTCAGTGGGAGAGGAGGAAAAACCTTTAATCATAAAGGTAGCTTCTATACCTAATGCTAAACTTCAGGTTTATTTCATTGATAATGAAGATTATTTTCAGCGTAAATTTGTATTTCATGATAAGGAAAATAATTTCTATCCAGACAACGATGAGAGAGCAATATTTTTCTGCAAAGGAGCGTTAGAGACAGTTAAGAAATTAGGGTGGGCTCCTGATGTAGTACATTGTAATGACTGGATGACTAGCTTGATTCCAATGTACTTAAAGACCACTTATAAAAATGACCCAATATTTAAAGATGCAAAATCTGTATTTACTGTGTATAATACAGAATTCTCTCATAAATTTGGGACAGATTTAGTGGACAAAGTAAAAATGCTTGATATAGATGATAGCATGTTGTCACACTTAGAATCAGCCGACTATGAAGGGTTCATAAAAATCGGTGCAGAATATGCAGATGCAGTTATTAAAGCAGGTGATGAGTTTAAAGAAAACCTTGATGAATTATTTTCAACATTCGAAAAAGAAAAGAAAGTTGACACTATTGAAAAAGGAGAAGACTTTGAAGAGTCTTATTTCAACCTATATACAGAATTGGCAGGTTAA